A part of Ammospiza caudacuta isolate bAmmCau1 chromosome 7, bAmmCau1.pri, whole genome shotgun sequence genomic DNA contains:
- the TM2D1 gene encoding TM2 domain-containing protein 1: MAARSGAAEALVLLLLCFAALEGAAGSEPPPKCEELRLGQYMCDEPKIDNSTQEPMNCTNHTAYVQCLPAPNITCRDHLGIEKVFTGQEVGFYKPIECRNVNGYSYKVAVALSLFLGWLGADRFYLGYPALGLLKFCTVGFCGIGSLIDFILISMQIVGPSDGSSYIIDYYGARLTRLSITNATFRKMQTYP, translated from the exons ATGGCCGCCCGGAGCGGCGCGGCTGAGGCGCTGGTCCTGCTTCTCCTCTGCTTCGCAGCCCTGGAGGGAGCAGCGGGCTCGGAGCCGCCGCCTAAGTGCGAGGAGCTGCGGCTGGGGCAATAT ATGTGTGATGAGCCTAAAATAGACAATAGCACACAAGAACCAATGAATTGCACAAATCACACAGCATATG TTCAATGTCTGCCAGCACCAAACATTACTTGCAGAGATCACCTTGGCATAGAGAAAGTCTTTACAGGACAGGAAGTTGGATTTTACAAGCCCATTGAGTGTCGCAATGT AAATGGATACTCCTACAAAGTGGCAGTGGCTCTGTCCTTATTTCTTGGATGGTTGGGAGCAGATAGATTTTATCTAGGATATCCTGCATTAG gtTTGTTAAAGTTCTGCACTGTAGGGTTTTGTGGAATTGGGAGCTTAATTGATTTCATACTTATTTCAATGCAG ATCGTTGGCCCCTCTGATGGCTCCAGCTACATCATCGATTATTACGGGGCCAGGCTGACCCGGCTCAGCATCACCAATGCAACCTTCAGGAAAATGCAGACCTACCCCTGA